A part of Streptomyces sp. NBC_01497 genomic DNA contains:
- a CDS encoding RNA polymerase sigma factor: MSASTSRTLPPEIAESESVMALIERGKADGQIAGDDVRRAFDADQIPPTQWKNVLRSLNQILEEEGVTLMVSAAESPKRTRKSVAAKSPVKRTVAPKPVAAKPAPVKTIAASAAPSAAEVVEASADEAAAPAKKAAAPKKATAKKATAKKATAKKTVAKKSASKKDADELGETEDSAEDAPAGKAEEEETEGEAKGFVLSDDDEDDAPAQQVAVAGATADPVKDYLKQIGKVPLLNAEQEVELAKRIEAGLFAEDKLASADKLAPKLKRELEIIAEDGRRAKNHLLEANLRLVVSLAKRYTGRGMLFLDLIQEGNLGLIRAVEKFDYTKGYKFSTYATWWIRQAITRAMADQARTIRIPVHMVEVINKLARVQRQMLQDLGREPTPEELAKELDMTPEKVIEVQKYGREPISLHTPLGEDGDSEFGDLIEDSEAVVPADAVSFTLLQEQLHSVLDTLSEREAGVVSMRFGLTDGQPKTLDEIGKVYGVTRERIRQIESKTMSKLRHPSRSQVLRDYLD; the protein is encoded by the coding sequence GTGTCGGCCAGCACATCCCGTACGCTCCCGCCGGAGATCGCCGAGTCCGAGTCTGTGATGGCGCTCATCGAGCGGGGTAAGGCTGATGGACAGATCGCCGGCGATGACGTGCGTCGGGCCTTCGACGCCGACCAGATTCCGCCAACCCAGTGGAAGAATGTTCTGCGCAGCCTCAATCAGATCCTCGAGGAAGAGGGTGTGACGCTGATGGTCAGTGCCGCGGAGTCGCCGAAGCGCACCCGTAAGAGCGTCGCTGCGAAGAGTCCGGTCAAGCGAACCGTCGCCCCGAAGCCCGTCGCGGCCAAGCCCGCGCCGGTCAAGACGATCGCGGCCTCGGCCGCGCCGTCCGCCGCCGAGGTCGTGGAGGCATCGGCCGACGAGGCCGCCGCCCCCGCGAAGAAGGCGGCAGCCCCGAAGAAGGCCACCGCCAAGAAGGCCACGGCGAAGAAGGCCACCGCCAAGAAGACGGTGGCCAAGAAGTCCGCCTCCAAGAAGGACGCGGACGAACTCGGCGAGACCGAGGACTCGGCCGAGGACGCTCCCGCGGGCAAGGCCGAGGAGGAGGAGACCGAGGGCGAGGCCAAGGGCTTCGTACTCTCGGACGACGACGAGGACGACGCGCCGGCGCAGCAGGTCGCGGTCGCGGGTGCCACCGCCGACCCGGTCAAGGACTACCTCAAGCAGATCGGCAAGGTCCCCCTCCTCAACGCCGAGCAGGAGGTCGAGCTCGCCAAGCGCATCGAGGCGGGTCTCTTCGCCGAGGACAAGCTCGCCAGTGCCGACAAGCTCGCGCCGAAGCTCAAGCGCGAGCTGGAGATCATCGCCGAGGACGGGCGCCGCGCCAAGAACCACCTGCTGGAGGCCAACCTCCGCCTGGTGGTCTCGCTGGCCAAGCGCTACACCGGCCGCGGCATGCTCTTCCTCGACCTGATCCAGGAAGGCAACCTGGGTCTGATCCGCGCGGTCGAGAAGTTCGACTACACCAAGGGCTACAAGTTCTCCACGTATGCCACCTGGTGGATCAGGCAGGCCATCACCCGCGCGATGGCCGACCAGGCCCGCACCATCCGCATCCCGGTGCACATGGTCGAGGTCATCAACAAGCTCGCGCGTGTGCAGCGCCAGATGCTCCAGGACCTGGGCCGTGAGCCCACCCCGGAGGAGCTGGCCAAGGAACTCGACATGACCCCTGAGAAGGTCATCGAGGTCCAGAAGTACGGCCGCGAGCCCATTTCGCTGCACACTCCGCTCGGTGAGGACGGCGACAGCGAGTTCGGCGACCTGATCGAGGACTCCGAGGCGGTCGTACCGGCCGACGCGGTGAGCTTCACGCTCCTGCAGGAGCAGTTGCACTCGGTGCTCGATACGCTCTCCGAGCGTGAGGCCGGCGTGGTCTCCATGCGTTTCGGTCTCACCGACGGTCAGCCGAAGACGCTGGACGAGATCGGCAAGGTGTACGGGGTGACCCGTGAGCGCATCCGCCAGATCGAGTCGAAGACGATGTCGAAGCTGCGGCATCCGTCGCGTTCCCAGGTGCTCCGCGACTACCTGGACTAG
- a CDS encoding serine protease, protein MRRPLVRADHAARRAGARRASRAVYAGLAALTATALLPLASASPAGADSVVVGGRPASTADHPWVVAVASPDRFGGGRAGQFCGGVLVGPTRVLTAAHCMSADVLGQGPDNVGDLTVIAGRDRLTGTGGRSVAVASYAVDPAYHASSNENDIAVLTLRTPLPAASAIRPASPGDAAAAPGSEAQVLGWGDTTGQGDYASSLRSSPVTVLSDAQCEKAYPGGSGARYASSSMLCAGDAQGGHDACQGDSGGPLVAQGLLIGLVSWGSGCGLADAPGVYARVTSDLPPVAGAIGR, encoded by the coding sequence ATGCGTCGCCCCCTTGTCAGAGCCGACCACGCCGCGCGCCGCGCCGGGGCCCGGAGGGCTTCCCGGGCGGTGTACGCGGGGCTCGCGGCCCTGACCGCGACAGCGCTGCTGCCACTCGCCTCCGCCTCGCCGGCGGGGGCCGACAGCGTCGTCGTGGGCGGCCGTCCCGCCTCCACGGCGGACCACCCGTGGGTGGTGGCGGTGGCGAGCCCCGACCGCTTCGGCGGTGGCCGCGCGGGGCAGTTCTGCGGGGGTGTGCTGGTCGGCCCCACGAGGGTGCTCACGGCCGCCCACTGCATGAGCGCCGACGTGCTCGGCCAGGGACCGGACAACGTCGGGGACCTGACGGTGATCGCCGGGCGGGACCGGCTCACCGGGACCGGCGGTCGGTCGGTCGCTGTGGCGTCGTACGCGGTGGACCCGGCGTACCACGCGAGCAGCAACGAGAACGACATCGCGGTTCTCACGCTGCGGACGCCGCTGCCGGCTGCCTCGGCCATCAGGCCCGCGTCACCGGGCGACGCGGCGGCCGCGCCGGGCAGCGAGGCACAGGTGCTGGGGTGGGGTGACACCACGGGTCAGGGCGACTACGCCTCGTCGCTGCGCTCGTCGCCCGTGACGGTCCTGTCGGACGCGCAGTGCGAGAAGGCCTACCCGGGTGGCTCGGGCGCCCGCTACGCGTCGTCCTCGATGCTCTGCGCGGGTGACGCGCAGGGCGGCCATGACGCCTGCCAGGGCGACAGCGGCGGCCCACTGGTCGCGCAGGGGCTGCTGATCGGCCTGGTCTCGTGGGGAAGCGGCTGCGGGCTTGCCGACGCGCCAGGCGTCTACGCCCGGGTCACGTCGGACCTGCCGCCGGTGGCCGGGGCGATCGGCCGCTGA
- a CDS encoding FadR/GntR family transcriptional regulator, which produces MLFTKALKGGRSNADKGCVSTLAHTMMTSARSADSGLTGPGDLDRYPFSQAAGADRSAAPVWEGPDVDLARAGRRPAGSRGRGLHGQLVQQLGQMIVSGDLGADRPLVPEEIGQRFEVSRTVVRESLRVLEAKGLVSARPNVGTRVRPVSDWNLLDPDIIEWRAFGPQRDDQRRELTELRWTIEPLAARLAAGHGREDAQARLVDMVEIMGHALAQSDAITFARADAEFHSLLIQLAGNRMLEHLSGIVGAALQVSGGPVTGCERPTEGALVHHARIAEALGAGDAAMAESAMRQLLTVHPDVERVVPAPREH; this is translated from the coding sequence GTGCTTTTCACCAAAGCCCTCAAGGGCGGTCGGAGCAACGCCGACAAAGGATGCGTGAGTACCCTTGCGCACACCATGATGACCTCCGCCCGTTCCGCCGATTCCGGCCTGACGGGACCGGGTGACCTCGACCGCTACCCGTTCTCCCAGGCGGCCGGCGCCGACCGGTCGGCCGCCCCCGTCTGGGAGGGCCCCGATGTGGATCTCGCCCGTGCGGGCCGGCGCCCCGCGGGCAGTCGCGGCCGCGGGCTGCACGGTCAACTCGTCCAGCAGCTCGGGCAGATGATCGTCTCCGGCGACCTGGGCGCGGACCGGCCGCTCGTCCCCGAGGAAATCGGCCAGCGCTTCGAGGTCTCCCGCACCGTCGTGCGCGAGTCCCTGCGCGTGCTGGAGGCCAAGGGCCTGGTCAGCGCCCGGCCCAACGTCGGCACCCGGGTCCGTCCCGTGAGCGACTGGAACCTGCTGGACCCCGACATCATCGAATGGCGTGCCTTCGGTCCGCAGCGCGACGACCAGCGCCGCGAGCTGACCGAGCTGCGCTGGACGATCGAGCCGCTGGCCGCGCGCCTCGCCGCGGGACACGGCCGTGAGGACGCCCAGGCCCGCCTCGTGGACATGGTCGAGATCATGGGCCACGCTCTGGCGCAGAGTGACGCGATCACCTTCGCGCGCGCCGACGCCGAGTTCCACTCGCTGCTGATCCAGCTCGCGGGCAACCGCATGCTGGAGCACCTGTCCGGCATCGTCGGGGCCGCGCTCCAGGTGTCCGGCGGTCCGGTCACCGGCTGTGAGCGCCCCACCGAGGGTGCCCTCGTGCACCACGCCCGGATCGCCGAGGCGCTCGGCGCGGGCGACGCCGCGATGGCCGAGTCCGCGATGCGCCAACTGCTCACGGTCCACCCGGACGTGGAGCGCGTCGTGCCCGCCCCGCGCGAGCACTGA
- a CDS encoding DUF7455 domain-containing protein yields the protein MTTVLTPASPLTAGDRCDRCGAQAYLRVLLSSGGELLFCAHHGRKFEPELKKIAAEIQDETDRLTAVPAVAGDEEH from the coding sequence GTGACTACTGTTCTGACCCCCGCGAGCCCCCTGACGGCGGGCGACCGCTGTGACCGATGCGGCGCCCAGGCCTACCTGCGCGTCCTGCTGAGCAGTGGCGGTGAGCTGCTCTTCTGTGCCCACCACGGGCGCAAGTTCGAGCCGGAACTCAAGAAGATCGCCGCGGAAATACAGGATGAGACCGACCGACTCACGGCGGTTCCTGCCGTGGCCGGTGACGAGGAGCACTGA
- a CDS encoding ABC transporter ATP-binding protein, producing the protein MLQAIGLTSTPRRDQPAAVDDLTFEARPGSVTALLGAAGAGKTTTLRLILGLEHGRGVAYFRGRPLHRIAHPAREVGVLLGDVPGHPGRTAKGQLRMLCAAAGVPASRADELLDVVGLGALRDEHLGNLSLGMDRRLGIAAALLGDPHTLLLDAPSAGLSPRETSWLHGLLHAHAHQGGTVLYTTDDPKEAARAADRIVTIDAGRLVADQDAASFSGTRLRPRVAIRTPHAARLADALSKEARAGQRSVEVVAEGSRLTVYGSSCPEIGETAFRHGVLVHQLADEIGDSGPVPAARQSDEGHPPGESGESVLVPLPAQAARRTSALPPALEVRPVRGPLRPLRYELRRMFGVRTAPLIAAAALLVSLAVALPLARTGTTALSGLLAAWPALLPLPPAAMGAGLIGALSYGDEFRHPALAAARGTVPRRLGLLFAKLMVTGAVAVLLALLAAAADAGALRLAYGAAFVPVPHNWPALCAGWSGLAVGCAWAGLLGAGVFRVTAAGVTSVVAVPVLVVPLVRKALAGPSGLPFGGLADRLRQLSWLGRPHETDSWLLALLRLVARPEATALALSLTALFCAFVFTGLRRKTRW; encoded by the coding sequence ATGCTCCAGGCCATCGGACTGACCAGCACCCCCCGTCGCGACCAGCCGGCCGCCGTGGACGATCTCACCTTCGAGGCGAGACCCGGCTCGGTCACGGCGCTGCTCGGCGCCGCCGGCGCGGGCAAGACCACGACCCTGCGCCTCATCCTCGGCCTCGAACACGGCCGTGGCGTCGCCTACTTCAGAGGCAGGCCGCTGCACCGGATCGCCCACCCCGCGCGTGAGGTGGGCGTCCTCCTCGGTGACGTGCCGGGCCATCCCGGCCGTACCGCCAAGGGGCAGCTGCGCATGCTGTGCGCCGCAGCCGGCGTGCCCGCCTCGCGCGCCGACGAACTCCTCGACGTCGTCGGGCTCGGGGCCCTGCGCGACGAGCACCTCGGCAACCTCTCCCTCGGCATGGACCGCCGGCTGGGTATCGCCGCCGCCCTGCTGGGCGACCCGCACACCCTGCTGCTCGACGCGCCGTCGGCGGGCCTGTCCCCGCGCGAGACGAGCTGGCTGCACGGCCTGCTGCACGCCCACGCCCACCAGGGGGGCACGGTCCTGTACACCACCGACGACCCCAAGGAGGCGGCCCGCGCCGCCGACCGGATCGTCACCATCGACGCGGGCCGCCTCGTCGCGGACCAGGACGCGGCCTCCTTCTCCGGCACCCGGCTGCGCCCGCGCGTCGCGATCAGGACTCCGCACGCCGCACGCCTCGCCGACGCGCTGAGCAAGGAGGCGCGCGCCGGGCAGCGCTCCGTGGAGGTGGTGGCTGAAGGCAGCAGGCTCACCGTCTACGGCAGCAGCTGCCCGGAGATCGGCGAGACCGCCTTCCGGCACGGGGTGCTCGTGCACCAGCTCGCGGACGAGATCGGCGACAGCGGGCCGGTGCCCGCCGCCCGGCAGAGCGACGAGGGCCACCCGCCGGGCGAGAGCGGCGAGTCCGTCCTGGTGCCGCTGCCGGCACAGGCGGCGCGCCGCACCAGCGCGCTGCCGCCCGCGCTTGAGGTGCGCCCGGTCCGGGGCCCGCTGCGCCCTCTCCGCTACGAGCTGCGGCGGATGTTCGGTGTCAGGACCGCGCCGCTGATCGCCGCGGCCGCGCTGCTCGTCTCGCTCGCCGTGGCGCTGCCGCTGGCCCGTACCGGCACCACCGCGCTGTCCGGTCTGCTCGCCGCGTGGCCCGCGCTGCTCCCGCTGCCGCCCGCCGCGATGGGGGCGGGACTCATCGGCGCGCTCTCGTACGGGGACGAGTTCCGTCATCCCGCTCTGGCCGCCGCGCGCGGCACCGTGCCGCGCCGCCTCGGGCTGCTGTTCGCCAAGCTCATGGTGACCGGGGCGGTGGCCGTCCTGCTCGCCCTGCTCGCCGCGGCTGCCGACGCCGGCGCGCTGCGGCTGGCCTACGGGGCGGCCTTCGTGCCCGTCCCGCACAACTGGCCGGCGCTGTGCGCGGGCTGGTCGGGCCTTGCCGTCGGCTGCGCGTGGGCGGGGCTGCTCGGCGCCGGCGTCTTCCGGGTCACCGCCGCCGGTGTCACGTCGGTGGTCGCCGTGCCGGTGCTGGTCGTGCCCCTGGTCAGGAAGGCCCTGGCCGGGCCGTCGGGCCTGCCGTTCGGGGGACTTGCGGACCGGCTGCGCCAACTGTCCTGGCTGGGGAGGCCGCACGAGACGGACAGCTGGCTCCTCGCGCTCCTCCGGCTCGTCGCCCGGCCCGAGGCGACCGCTCTCGCGCTCTCCCTGACGGCCTTGTTCTGCGCGTTCGTGTTCACAGGGCTTCGTCGCAAGACGCGTTGGTGA
- a CDS encoding NUDIX hydrolase codes for MSPYDPSAFLPFAVTVDLVVLTVRGHALCALAVRRGEPPFQGRWALPGGFVKGDENLAEAAARELAEETGLCVQDARSPGPARAAHLEQLATYGDPGRDPRMRVVSVAHLALAPDLPAPRAGGDANGARWAPVGDLLGEDLFGGEGGSGRDREAPVPLAFDHARILADGVERARSKIEYSSLATAFCPPEFTVGELRRVYEAVWGVALDPRNFHRKVTGTPGFLVPSGGTTTRQGGRPAQLFRAGGATVLNPPMLRPEI; via the coding sequence ATGTCGCCCTACGACCCGTCGGCTTTTCTCCCGTTCGCTGTCACCGTCGACCTGGTCGTGCTCACCGTGCGCGGGCACGCGCTGTGCGCGCTGGCCGTCCGTCGCGGCGAGCCGCCCTTCCAGGGTCGCTGGGCACTGCCCGGTGGCTTCGTGAAGGGTGACGAGAACCTGGCCGAGGCCGCCGCGCGCGAGCTGGCCGAGGAGACCGGCCTGTGCGTGCAGGACGCGCGCTCGCCGGGGCCGGCGCGCGCGGCGCACCTGGAACAGCTCGCGACGTACGGCGACCCGGGCCGCGATCCCCGGATGCGGGTCGTCAGCGTCGCGCACCTGGCGCTCGCGCCCGACCTGCCGGCTCCTCGCGCGGGCGGCGACGCCAACGGCGCGCGCTGGGCGCCGGTGGGCGACCTGCTGGGCGAGGACCTGTTCGGCGGTGAGGGCGGCTCGGGACGGGACCGTGAGGCGCCCGTACCGCTCGCCTTCGACCACGCGCGTATCCTCGCCGACGGGGTGGAGCGCGCCCGCTCGAAGATCGAGTACTCGTCGCTCGCCACCGCGTTCTGCCCGCCGGAGTTCACCGTCGGCGAGCTGCGACGGGTCTACGAGGCGGTCTGGGGGGTGGCGCTCGACCCGCGCAACTTCCACCGCAAGGTCACCGGCACGCCCGGGTTCCTGGTCCCGTCCGGCGGTACGACGACCCGTCAGGGGGGACGGCCCGCGCAGCTGTTCAGGGCCGGGGGCGCGACCGTGCTCAACCCGCCCATGCTGCGTCCGGAGATCTGA
- a CDS encoding DNA gyrase/topoisomerase IV subunit B codes for MTADTSVPSTALLTADRDGSNYTARHLLVLEGLEAVRKRPGMYIGSTDSRGLMHCLWEIIDNSVDEALGGYCDHIEVILHEDSSVEVKDNGRGIPVDVEPKTGLSGIEVVMTKLHAGGKFGGGSYAASGGLHGVGASVVNALSARLDVEVDRNGATHAVSFRRGVPGIFTEQGPDAPFDPASGLLKGKRVPKTRTGTRVRYWADRQIFLKDAKLSLETLYQRARQTAFLVPGLTIVVKDQRFPDGSAGDAQAGRPSVETFRYDGGISEFCEYLAQDKAVCDVLRLTGQGTFKETVPVLDDRGHMTPTEVTRELGVDIALRWGTGYETNLKSFVNIIATPKGGTHVSGFERSIAKTVNEVLRSSKLLRVAEDDVVKDDALEGMTAVVTVRLAEPQFEGQTKEVLGTSAANRIVAGVVAKELKEFLTSTKRDAKAQARAVLDKVVAAARTRIAARQHKEAQRRKTALESSSLPAKLADCRSDAVERSELFIVEGDSALGTAKLARNSEFQALLPIRGKILNVQKSSVSDMLKNVECGAIIQVIGAGSGRTFDIDAARYGKIVLLVDADVDGAHIRCLLLTLFQRYMRPMVEAGRVFAAVPPLHRVELVQPKKGQDRYVYTYSDGELRQTLLEFQRQGVRYKDSIQRYKGLGEMDADQLAETTMDPRHRTLRRINISDLEASEQVFDLLMGNEVAPRKEFISSSAATLDRSRIDT; via the coding sequence GTGACCGCCGATACGTCCGTGCCGTCCACCGCGCTGCTGACAGCGGACCGTGACGGTTCCAACTACACCGCGCGGCATTTGCTCGTTCTCGAAGGTCTGGAGGCGGTGCGGAAGCGACCCGGTATGTACATCGGGTCCACCGACAGCAGAGGCCTCATGCACTGCCTCTGGGAGATCATCGACAACTCCGTCGATGAGGCCCTGGGCGGGTACTGCGACCACATCGAGGTCATCCTCCACGAGGACTCCTCGGTCGAGGTCAAGGACAACGGCCGGGGCATCCCGGTCGACGTCGAGCCGAAGACGGGCCTGTCGGGCATCGAGGTCGTCATGACCAAGCTGCACGCGGGCGGAAAGTTCGGCGGTGGCTCGTACGCGGCCTCCGGCGGCCTGCACGGTGTCGGCGCCTCCGTCGTGAACGCGCTCTCCGCGCGGCTGGACGTCGAGGTCGACCGCAACGGTGCCACGCACGCCGTCAGCTTCCGCCGCGGCGTCCCCGGCATCTTCACCGAGCAGGGGCCCGACGCGCCGTTCGATCCCGCGAGCGGGCTGCTCAAGGGCAAGCGCGTGCCGAAGACCCGTACGGGCACCCGGGTGCGCTACTGGGCGGACCGGCAGATCTTCCTCAAGGACGCCAAGCTCTCCCTGGAGACCCTGTACCAGCGAGCCCGGCAGACCGCCTTCCTGGTGCCCGGCCTGACGATCGTGGTCAAGGACCAGCGTTTCCCGGACGGCAGCGCAGGCGACGCGCAGGCCGGCCGCCCGAGCGTCGAGACGTTCCGCTACGACGGCGGGATCAGCGAGTTCTGCGAGTACCTGGCGCAGGACAAGGCCGTGTGCGACGTCCTCCGGCTCACCGGTCAGGGCACCTTCAAGGAGACCGTCCCCGTCCTCGACGACCGCGGCCACATGACGCCGACGGAAGTCACCAGGGAGCTGGGCGTCGACATCGCCCTGCGCTGGGGCACGGGCTACGAGACGAACCTCAAGTCCTTCGTCAACATCATCGCCACCCCGAAGGGCGGCACCCACGTCAGCGGGTTCGAACGCTCCATCGCCAAGACGGTCAACGAGGTGCTGCGCTCCAGCAAGCTGCTGCGTGTGGCCGAGGACGACGTCGTCAAGGACGACGCCCTGGAGGGCATGACCGCGGTCGTCACGGTCCGCCTCGCGGAGCCGCAGTTCGAGGGCCAGACCAAGGAGGTGCTCGGCACCTCGGCGGCCAACAGGATCGTCGCGGGCGTCGTCGCGAAGGAGCTCAAGGAGTTCCTGACCTCCACCAAGCGCGACGCCAAGGCGCAGGCCCGCGCCGTCCTGGACAAGGTGGTGGCGGCGGCCCGCACCCGCATCGCGGCCCGCCAGCACAAGGAGGCCCAGCGCAGGAAGACGGCGCTGGAGTCGTCCTCGCTGCCCGCCAAGCTGGCCGACTGCCGCAGCGACGCCGTCGAGCGCAGCGAGCTGTTCATCGTCGAGGGGGACTCGGCCCTCGGTACGGCGAAGCTCGCCCGCAACAGTGAGTTCCAGGCGCTGCTGCCGATCCGGGGCAAGATCCTCAACGTCCAGAAGTCGTCCGTCTCCGACATGCTGAAGAACGTCGAGTGCGGCGCGATCATCCAGGTCATAGGGGCGGGGTCCGGCCGGACCTTCGACATCGACGCGGCGCGTTACGGCAAGATCGTCCTGTTGGTGGACGCCGATGTCGACGGCGCGCACATCCGGTGCCTGCTGCTGACGCTGTTCCAGCGGTACATGCGCCCGATGGTGGAGGCCGGCCGGGTCTTCGCGGCCGTGCCGCCGCTGCACCGGGTCGAGCTGGTCCAGCCCAAGAAGGGCCAGGACCGCTACGTGTACACGTACTCGGACGGGGAGCTGCGCCAGACGCTGCTGGAGTTCCAGCGACAGGGTGTCCGCTACAAGGACTCGATCCAGCGCTACAAGGGTCTCGGCGAGATGGACGCGGACCAGCTGGCGGAGACGACGATGGACCCGCGCCACCGCACGCTGCGGCGCATCAACATCAGCGACCTGGAGGCGTCGGAGCAGGTCTTCGACCTGCTGATGGGCAACGAGGTCGCGCCGCGCAAGGAGTTCATCAGCAGCTCGGCGGCCACGCTGGACCGCTCCCGCATCGACACCTGA
- a CDS encoding sensor histidine kinase codes for MIPGSWTTWPAGEPTEVRLGGPSLRVLGGAGGRGGQGRALRLLLRSVVPAALIYSVFADHHTDGWAEALGAAGAVVVCALLIWAFNRATRLHALVVSLACATLLLVGAALAQWQGFSVAVASLSFGCAIVSVQRLPLAAGVPVAVVALGGYTVVTHETWLATAITLLGTGLAGFVLRLDAESRHRLKVQERAARAAEAESAALGERARIARDIHDVLAHSLSAQLVHLEAARLRIEQEEPGPFRDQILERVVAARSMARDGLSETRQALSALRGDMAPLGDYLREVAACDGAEIDVAGTPRAVPAQASQTVRRVAQEALTNVRKHAPGARVRIDLTYGPGELILCVRDSGGDGAVPAELASSGSGYGLLGMRERAELLGGTLDAGPDGAEGKGYSVRLRVPA; via the coding sequence GTGATCCCGGGATCGTGGACGACCTGGCCCGCGGGGGAGCCGACCGAGGTCCGCCTCGGCGGGCCCTCCCTGCGGGTGCTGGGCGGCGCCGGCGGTCGGGGCGGACAGGGACGGGCCCTGCGCCTGCTCCTGCGATCGGTGGTACCGGCCGCCCTGATCTACTCCGTGTTCGCCGACCACCACACCGACGGCTGGGCCGAGGCCCTCGGGGCGGCGGGCGCCGTCGTGGTGTGCGCCCTGCTGATCTGGGCCTTCAACCGCGCCACCCGGCTGCACGCGCTCGTCGTCTCGCTGGCGTGCGCGACCCTGCTGCTCGTCGGCGCGGCCCTCGCGCAGTGGCAGGGTTTCTCCGTGGCGGTGGCGTCGCTCTCCTTCGGCTGCGCGATCGTCAGCGTGCAGCGGCTGCCGCTGGCGGCGGGGGTGCCGGTCGCGGTCGTCGCGCTCGGCGGCTACACCGTGGTCACCCACGAGACCTGGCTGGCGACGGCCATCACCCTCCTCGGCACGGGGCTCGCCGGATTCGTGCTCCGGCTCGACGCGGAGTCCCGCCACCGGCTCAAGGTGCAGGAGCGGGCGGCCCGCGCGGCCGAGGCCGAGTCGGCGGCGCTCGGCGAGCGGGCCAGGATCGCGCGCGACATCCACGACGTCCTCGCGCACAGCCTCTCCGCCCAGCTGGTCCACCTGGAAGCGGCGCGGCTGCGCATCGAGCAGGAGGAGCCGGGGCCCTTCCGGGACCAGATCCTGGAGCGGGTCGTGGCCGCGCGGTCCATGGCGCGCGACGGCCTCTCGGAGACCCGGCAGGCGCTGTCGGCGCTGCGCGGCGACATGGCGCCGCTGGGGGACTACCTCCGGGAGGTCGCGGCGTGCGACGGGGCGGAGATCGACGTGGCGGGCACGCCGCGCGCGGTCCCCGCGCAGGCTTCGCAGACCGTGCGCAGGGTCGCCCAGGAGGCCCTGACGAACGTGCGCAAGCACGCGCCCGGGGCCCGGGTGCGCATCGACCTCACGTACGGCCCCGGCGAACTGATCCTGTGCGTCCGGGATTCCGGCGGCGACGGAGCCGTGCCCGCGGAACTCGCCTCCTCGGGATCCGGCTACGGTCTTCTCGGCATGCGTGAACGCGCCGAGTTGCTCGGCGGCACGCTGGACGCGGGCCCGGACGGGGCCGAGGGGAAGGGGTACAGCGTGCGGCTGCGGGTGCCGGCGTGA
- a CDS encoding DUF1453 domain-containing protein produces the protein MSELLYALVVVAVIALMVARQTRPQRIGGGNRRQLVMPVVMVSLGLGQGHVIDAHHAGVSTALLVAELVVGVLMGVGWALTSRVWTDSDGSAWSRGTKGTAGVWLAGLAARLGIMGAGALAGVHQSYGALLIALGVSFALRAVLLAHRAGVLSPGTAAPYGVAVAGRAGKDRG, from the coding sequence ATGAGTGAGCTGCTGTACGCCCTGGTAGTCGTCGCCGTGATCGCGCTGATGGTCGCGCGGCAGACCAGACCCCAGCGGATCGGGGGCGGCAACCGCCGCCAACTGGTCATGCCGGTGGTCATGGTGAGCCTGGGCCTGGGGCAGGGGCACGTCATCGACGCGCACCACGCGGGCGTCTCCACCGCACTGCTGGTCGCCGAACTGGTGGTGGGCGTGCTCATGGGCGTCGGCTGGGCCCTGACCAGCCGGGTGTGGACCGACTCCGACGGCAGCGCCTGGTCCCGCGGCACGAAGGGCACCGCGGGGGTCTGGCTGGCCGGACTTGCCGCCCGGCTCGGCATCATGGGAGCCGGCGCGCTGGCGGGCGTCCACCAGTCGTACGGGGCGCTGCTGATCGCACTCGGTGTCTCGTTCGCGCTGCGCGCCGTTCTGCTGGCGCACCGCGCGGGCGTGCTGTCGCCGGGCACGGCCGCGCCGTACGGTGTCGCTGTGGCCGGCCGAGCGGGGAAGGACCGCGGGTGA